TTTAGGGTTAAAAGATTTTATGATTTTTGCCCAAAGCATACGTCCCGCACGCATTTTTGCAATTTCCATAAAGTGATTCATTCCTACCGCCCAGAAAAAGGATAATCTTGGAGCAAATTCATCAATTTTAAGACCAGAAGCTAGCCCTGTTCTAATATATTCCATACCATCCGCCAACGTATAAGCCAACTCAATATCAGCGGTTGCACCTGCTTCTTGCATGTGGTAACCACTAATTGAAATTGAATTAAATTTCGGCATCTTTTGAGTAGTATATTCAAAAATATCACCAATAATTTTCATTGAAGGTAATGGTGGATAAATGTATGTATTACGCACCATAAACTCTTTCAAAATATCATTTTGTATCGTACCTGAAAGATGATCTAAAGAAACACCTTGTTTTTTTGCCGCAGCTATATAAAAAGCCATAATCGGTAATACTGCACCGTTCATAGTCATAGAAACAGACATTTTATCTAATGGAATTTGATCGAACAAGATTTCCATATCTAAAATTGAATCTATAGCAACCCCAGCCTTACCAACATCTCCAGTTACACGAGGGTGATCTGAATCATAACCACGGTGTGTGGCTAAATCAAATGCTACAGAAAGTCCTTTTTGACCTGCTGCTAAGTTTCTTCTATAAAAAGCATTAGATTCCTCTGCAGTTGAAAAACCAGCATATTGACGTATGGTCCATGGACGCATAGCGTACATAGCACTATAAGGCCCTCCTAAAAACGGAGGTATACCTGCAACGAATTTTAAGTGCTCAGCATTTTTTATATCTTCTTCTGTAAATTCTTTTTTTACAGGTATTCCTTCAGGAGTATTCCAAACCTCTTGATTCTCCGAAGAAGCAGTATTTTTCTTAACTGCTTTATTTATTGTTAAATCTGAAAAATCTGGTTTCATGCTTTTATGGATTTAATTGTTTTCTGAATTTTATTTTGAACATTAGAAATAGTAGAAATAATATCCGTTTTCATATGGATACATCCGTCTAGTCCAGATTCAGTTAATTCATCGATTATATTTGTAGGATTACCCGCTAATAAGAGTACTTTATCAGTATTTAATGCTCTGAATGCCTTAACAAAATTAAGGGCACTTTCATCATAATCTTGATCTGAACTACAAATAACAACAACATTTGAATCAGATTTTGCACTTTCTTCTGCTGCCTCTAATGCGTCTTTATAACTTTTTTCTTGTCTTACATCAAATCCACTTACCCCAATGAAATCATAAGCAAAAGCGGCTCTAGCCTTACGCATTGTTAAATTACCAAAACTTGAAAGCTCAACAATTGGTCGTTTATTCGTTTGTTTAACTAATTCTTCAGTTACTTTTCTAATCGCTTCAATTTCTAAAGAAGCTCTTCTAGGTTTTAAAATCTTACAAGAAACCTCTTCATCAGTACCGCCTAAAATATCAGCACTCACAGTTTCCATTAAGTTTGGATATTTGTTAACACCAACAAGAATAAGTCTTCTTTGATTGAGTAGTTTTATTTTTTCTTGACGAATTTCAGCAATTTGTTGTTGAATTAATTCGCTTTCAAATGATTCATAATAACCACCATTAGTCTCAATTGCTAAGAAAAGCTCTAAGGCTTTTTCAGCAATTTTGGTACTTACTTCTTCTATATAATAAGAACCATCTACCGGGTTTGAAACCTTTCCAAAATAAGATTCTTCTTTTAAAATTGTTGAAATATTACCAGCAATTCTGCTAGAAAAATCTGAAGGATTATTAAATTCTTTATCGTATGCATCAATGACAACACCATCTACATTACCTAATATTGCTGACATGGCTTCAGTTGTTGCTCGCAACAAATTGGTATGAGCATCGGTAACTGACTTATTCCAAATAGATGTTTTAGCAACCAACGTGCTTGAAAATTTAGTAACACCGTATTTATTAGCAATTTCGCTCAATAGATGGTTAAAAGCTCTAAACTTTCCTATCTCTATAAAATATTCAGCCCCAATTGCAAAACGGAAATTAAGATTATCAAAAATTGCTTGTACCTCCATTCCTTTTTCCAACAGATTTTCAATAATGAAAACTAAGGAACTTAAAGTGTATGCTACCTCTTGAACTTGATTTGCTCCAGAATTTAAATATTCATTGGCAGAAATAGTTACTGCTTTATAGTTTGGAAAATCCGCTGTAATTTTTATTAATTCGGCATTGATTGCAAACTGCGTTAAATACAATTCACCACTAGTAACATAATCTGAAATTAAAGCCGTATTAAAATAACCTTTCACATCACTTGGAGAAATATCTATTTTTTTTACGTAGGCAATAAAGTCTTTAGCAGAATTTAATGTATTCGATTTTAAATTAAATGAAACTACTGTTTCTTTAAAATTAATCCCTTCTAAAAGGGTACTGACAGAAACATTTTCACTTATTTCAAAAAGCAACCCCGTCATTCCTTCTTCAACTGCTTTTAAAGCCAATTGGTTAGCCTTCTCAGCAGAATCAACAACAATTTTTCTATAATTTATTAATGATTGTGAATTTTTACCCGTATTGTTTAAAAATTCTATTTTATCTTCTGCAAGATATAAAGGCTGGAAATTTATTTTACTTAAATTTTTCCAAACAAGCTTTCTATTAAAATCAGCTCCTTTTAAATCTATATTTACTTTCTCCAACCACTCCTGTTTTGTAGCAGGCTTAAAGTCTGAAAAAAGCTTTTTATTTGTATCGTTCATAATATTTTATATTAATTTAGATAGAATTGAATTACCAATGATTATAAAACATCAGCAATTTAATATATTTATTTTATCATTAAACTACTTCCGAATCTCTCAAAAATAGCTTTATCTAATTCTTCTCTATGATTAGGATGTGCAATATCACGTAAGGCTTGTGCACGTTGTTTTAATGTTTTTCCAAACAAAAATGCAACACCATATTCCGTAGCTACATATCTCGCATGAGCTCTAGTTGTAACTACACCAGCACCATATTTTAACATAGGTACAATCTTAGAAACCCCTTTTAAAGTTTCAGATGTAATAGCAATAATTGGCTTACCACCTTCAGACAATGCAGATCCTCGCATAAAGTCCATTTGCCCACCAACACCAGAGAACATTCTTGTACCAATTGAATCAGCACAAACTTGACCTGTAAAATCTATTTCAATAGCAGAGTTAATGGCTGTTGCTCTTGGGTTTTGACGGATAATTGCGGTGTCATTTACATAAGCAATATCTTTCATTTCTATTTCAGGATTATCATCCATAAAATCATACAACCTGCGTGTTCCCATTGCAAATCCAGAAACAATTTTAAATGGATTTACTTTTTTCTGAGAACCGTTTACAACACCTTTTTCTACTAAATCAATAATACCTTCAGCAAACATTTCAGTATGTACACCTAAATTTTTATGATTGGTTAAAAAGCTTAAAACTGCATTAGGAATAGCACCAATACCCATTTGAAGGGTGGCTCCATCTTCAATAATACCAGCCACATTTTTTCCAATTTGTATTTCTGCTTCCGAAGGAGTGACTAAATTCATTTCATGAAGTTCTTCAACTATTTCTACACAAGCATCAAAGTTTTTTATGTGCACCAAAGCGTCGCCAAAAGTACGTGGCATACGTGGGTTTATTTGTGCAATAACTTTTTTAGTTTTTTCAATAGCAGCAATTACAATATCTACAGAAACTCCTAATGAACAAAACCCATGTTTGTCTGGCGGTGAAACATTTACCATTACCACATCTAAGTCCATATAACCTTCGCGAAATAAACTTGGTATATCACTTAAAAAAATTGGAATATAGTCTACGGTTTTACCCACCATTTTTCTAACATTTCCACCAATAAAAAAGGCATTCGTATGGAAACTTTCACTCAATTCTGGAGCCACATAGCCACATTCACCTTCTGTATGTAAATGTACTAATTCTACATTTCTCAATTCAGGTGCTCTGGCAACCATTGCCTTAATCAATTCTTGCGGTGTAGCAGAACCTCCTTGAATTAATACTCTATCTCCCGACTTTATATGCTTTACAGCTTCTGCCGCTGACATTTTATTTGGTATGTTCATTTTCTTGTTATTTTAGTTTGAATAAATTGTTATGATAAAAAACTTAATAAGATACCCGCAGCAATTGCAGAACCAATTACACCGGCAACATTTGGTGCCATAGCGTGCATCAATAAGTAATTATGAGGATCTGATTTTAAAGCTTCCGCATGTACTACCCTTGCACTATCTGGTACAGCAGAAACACCTGCAGCTCCAATTAATGGATTTATTTTATTGTCACCTTTTAGGAAAAGGTTCATCAATTTAGCAAAAAATAAACCACCCATAGTTGCAATTACAAATGATAACGCACCTAATCCGAAAATTAATAAGGAATCACTTGTGATAAAAATATCTGCCTGAGTAGATGCTCCTACCGTAACTCCTAATAAAATAGTTACAATATCAATCATTTTAGTTCTTGCAGTATCTGCTAATCTTTCAGTTCTACCAGATTCTTTCAATAAATTACCAAAGAAAAGCATACCTAATAATGGTAACGCACTAGGAGAAATAAAAGTAGTTAATATTAAAGCTGCTACTGGAAAGATCATTTTTTCCTTTTGAGAAACCGCTCTTGGTGGTTTCATTCTAATTTTTCTATCTTTTTTAGAGATTAACAATCTCATAATAGGAGGTTGAATTACAGGTACTAAAGCCATATAAGAATAAGCTGCAATTGCTATTGGGCCAATTAAATTTTTAACCGTTGTACCATCTGCTAAAATATTAACACCATTGGCTAATTTAGAGGAAAGGAAAATTGCAGTAGGGCCATCGGCTCCACCAATGATTCCAATTGCACCTGCTTCAGGTAATTTAAAACCTAAGTAAAGAGCTCCCATAAATGTTGCAAAAACCCCAATTTGTGCTGCTGCTCCCAACAACATTAATTTTGGATTTGCTATTAGAGATGAGAAATCTGTCATGGCACCAATCCCTAAAAATATCAAGGGTGGATAAATACCTTTTACAACTCCAAAATATAAAAAGTTCAACACAGATCCACTTTCATAGATACCTGTCATATTACCTGTTACAAAAGGAATATTACCTATAATTACACCAGCACCGATAGGTATTAAAAGTAATGGTTCGTAATCAAATTTTATTCCTAAATAAATAAATACAATACCAATAATTATCATGACTAAATGTCCACCTGTGACATTTGCAAAACCTGTATAATTATAAAATTGTTTTATACCTTCAAACGCTTCACTCACAAAACTTTCGTTTTCGACATTTTCAAGCTGTTCGATACCTTGTGAATTAGTGTCTTTAGTTGTTGTATTCAAACCTAAAACCGGTCTGATAAAGATGAGAAGTGACAACACTCCGAATATTATTAATACTTTCTTCATTTTTCTACGTTTAAATTTATAAACCTTAAGGTTTATAAATTATGATAATTCTATTAATACTTCACTCTGTAATACCTGCTGACCAGGCTTAATAAGAACAGCAGTTACTGTACCCGCTTTTTCCGCTGCTATTTGATTTTCCATTTTCATGGCATCTAATACTAGCAACCTGTCATTCACTTTTATAACATCACCAACTTTAACATCAATAGAAACTACAATACCAGGTATTGGAGCTAAAATTTTAGTTGTTGAAGAACTAGGGTTCACTTTTACAGGAGCTGAAGGAGTTTTAGCTGCAGAGCGTACCAATATTGGTGTCTTTGTTTTTTTAACTTCAGCTTTCATTTCCACGACATAATCAGTTCCATTTACCTCTAAATTTATTAGATTATCTTCATGGGAAACAATTTTTACACTGTAACTATTGTCGTATATTTTAAATTTAAAATTTTTCATTATTATTTATATTAAGGAATTCATTATGAAAATTAATTTATAAACCATCCAGAATCAATTATAATTTCTGGTGGGTACCATATATTTTAGAACTCCATGGTGAGTATAATTTTCTAGCTTGTTTAATGGTTAATATTGCATTCTCATTATCGTGCTGCTCATTAAAGTACATGTGCAATGCCGTTGCAATTGCAGCAGCAGTTTCACCTGTAAAATCTTTTTCACTTTTAATGACAACTGATGTTTCTTTTTTTTCTTCCTTTTTACCTAAACTTTTCAATGCTTTATATGCATTGAGTAATGCAGGTACTCCTAATTTAAAAAACACAGTTAACAAAATCAATGAACTAAAAACTATAAATAAGCCTGTTGCTAGGATAATGTATCCTTCGCTTATTGTATCTATTTGTAATGGTAGATTTATCATTATAATGGTATGTTTGAATGTTTTTTAGGTGGATTTACTACTTTCTTATTGGCAAGTAATTCCAATCCTCTAATTATTCTAAAACGTGTATTTCTAGGTTCAATAACATCATCGATAAAACCATATTTAGCAGCCACATAAGGGTTTGCAAACTTGGCATTGTATTCATCTTCTTTTTTATCGATATAGTCTTGTTTCTCATCAGCATCATCAATCTTTCTGATTGCTGAACCTTCTAATACCTCAACGGCTCCTTTAGCTCCCATTACCGCAATTTCTGCAGTTGGCCATGCATAATTTAGATCGCCTCTTAATTGTTTACAGCTCATTACATCATGTGCTCCACCGTAAGATTTACGTAAGGTAATAGTGATTTTTGGCACTGTAGCTTCTCCATAAGCAAATAATAATTTTGCACCATGAAGAATAATTCCACCATACTCTTGACCTGTTCCTGGTAAGAAACCTGGTACATCAACAAGCGTTACAATTGGAATATTAAATGCATCACAAAAACGTACAAATCTCGCTGCTTTTCTTGAAGCTTCAGTGTCTAATACACCAGCAAAAAACTTAGGTTGATTAGCTACAATTCCTACTGGGTGACCATTAAATCTAGCAAAACCAACAACGATATTACGAGCATAATTTCTATGAACTTCTGTAAATTCTCCATTATCTGTAATGGTTGAGATCACATCAACTATATCATAAGGTTCGTTAGGGTTTTCAGGAATAATTGCATTTAGCACATCATCTAATCTATCAATAGGGTCAGAAGTTACAATACTTGGTGGATCTTCCAAATTATTTGAAGGAAGGTAACTCATTAATTTTCTAATCAATAGAAGATTCTCCTCATCAGATTCTGCAAGGAAATGAGAAACTCCAGATTTTGTTGAATGGATATTGGCACCACCTAATTGCTCAGCAGTGACAACCTCTCCTGTAACTGTTTTAACTACTTTTGGGCCAGTAACAAACATATAACTAGTTTGGTCTGTCATTATCGTAAAATCTGTTAATGCTGGTGAGTAAACTGCACCACCCGCACAAGGACCTAAGATTGAAGAAATTTGAGGAATAACCCCAGATGCCATAATGTTTCTTTGGAAAATTTCAGCATATCCAGCTAATGATCTAACCCCTTCTTGGATACGTGCTCCACCACTATCATTTAATCCTATAACAGGTACACCAATTTTCATGGCCATATCCATTACTTTACAAATTTTAAGAGCGTATGTTTCTGAAAGCGAACCTCCAAATACAGTAAAATCTTGAGCAAAAATATAAACAATACGACCATCAATTGTACCGTGTCCAGTTACAACACCATCAGAAAGATAAATTTGTTTATCTAATCCAAAAGATTTTGTTCGGTGTGTAACAAACATATCAAATTCTTCAAAACTATCATCATCTAATAATATATCGATACGTTCACGTGCTGTTAATTTTCCTTTAGCATGTTGAGAATCAATTCGTTTTTCACCACCGCCTAATTTTGCTTTGGCTCTTTTTTCAATTAATTCATTAATTTTATCTTGATTTGCCATTTTTATATAACTATTTTTATTTTTTTCTTTATTGTTTTGAACAAAGTTCTGTTAGCACTCCAAGTGTTGATTTTGGATGTAAAAAGCCGATATTTAAACCTTCTGCTCCTTTACGAGACACTTTATCAATTAACCTTACACCTCTTTCTTCAGCAGTTTGAAGTGCTTTTGTAGCATCATCAACAGCAAAAGCAATGTGGTGTATACCTTGACCTTTTTTCTCTATAAATTTACCAATTGGACCATCAGGCGATGTGCTTTCAAGTAATTCTATTTTTGTATTACCTACTAAAAAAAACGCTGTTTTCACTTTCTGATCAATTACTTCTTCAATGCTATAGCATTTCATGCCTAAAACTCCTTCATAATATTTAATTGATTCTTCTAAGTTATCGACCGCTATGCCGATATGTTCGATGTGCGAAATATTCATAAGTATAGATTTTTAATTAATTATATTATTACTTCTTATTACACTGTAAAATTATATAATGGGCTCACCAAATAATATGACAGATGTCATGTTATTTATGAAGTTACGATAACCTTTTCGTTAATATTTTTAGATACAACTTTTTGTTCAGTAAAACAAAAAATCTAAAGTAAAAAAATCAACTCTCAAAACATTTTAAGTCTCACTTACTCCAAAACCAATACGGTCAAATTACATTTTAGAACATTCCAACAATTTTCATTTGTCATTACGTTTAGAGTTTGTACTTTTGACCAAACCAAATAGTATATGAAACGAGCATGTTCAATATCTCATCTTCTACGAGAAAGTCAAATGGCGAACAGCATGCGAACTCTTAAAAACATTAAATATTAACGCATGAAAAATACCAAATATGTTTTCGTTACCGGAGGCGTAACTTCATCTCTTGGCAAAGGCATTATTGCAGCATCTTTAGCTAAATTATTACAAGTTAGAGGCTACTCTGTGACCATACAGAAATTGGACCCGTACATTAACATAGATCCAGGCACATTAAACCCTTATGAACATGGAGAGTGTTATGTAACTAATGATGGTGCAGAAACTGACTTAGATTTAGGGCATTACGAAAGGTTTTTAAACATACCTACTTCACAGGCAAATAATGTTACCACTGGTAGAATATATCAATCAGTTATTGATAAAGAACGAAGAGGAGATTTTTTAGGTAAAACCGTACAGGTTATACCACATATTACTGATGAGATTAAAAGAAGAATTCGACTTTTAGGTAATACTGGAGATTATGACATCATCATTACTGAAATTGGTGGTACCGTAGGTGATATTGAGTCGTTACCTTATATAGAGGCCGTTAGGCAATTAGAATGGGAATTGGGACGAGAAAATGCAGTGGTTATTCATTTAACATTGATTCCTTATTTAGCCGCAGCCGGAGAATTGAAGACAAAACCTACCCAGCATTCAGTAAAAATGTTAATGCAGAGTGGTGTAAATCCTGATGTTTTGGTATGTAGAACGGAGCACCCTATTGGTGATGATATCAAAAGAAAGTTAGCTCTTTTTTGCAATGTACAGCAAGAAGATGTTATTGAATCTATTGATGTAAATACTATTTATGATGTTCCTAATTTAATGTATAAAGAAGGTTTAGATCAAGTTGTTCTTAAAAAATTAAAATTAGAGACCAGTCCGAAGCCTAATTTAACGGAATGGAATGAGTTTTTACGTAAACATAAAAATCCAAAACATACTGTAGAAATTGGTTTAGTAGGTAAATATGTTGAATTACAAGATGCCTACAAGT
The nucleotide sequence above comes from Aureibaculum algae. Encoded proteins:
- a CDS encoding methylmalonyl-CoA mutase family protein, translating into MNDTNKKLFSDFKPATKQEWLEKVNIDLKGADFNRKLVWKNLSKINFQPLYLAEDKIEFLNNTGKNSQSLINYRKIVVDSAEKANQLALKAVEEGMTGLLFEISENVSVSTLLEGINFKETVVSFNLKSNTLNSAKDFIAYVKKIDISPSDVKGYFNTALISDYVTSGELYLTQFAINAELIKITADFPNYKAVTISANEYLNSGANQVQEVAYTLSSLVFIIENLLEKGMEVQAIFDNLNFRFAIGAEYFIEIGKFRAFNHLLSEIANKYGVTKFSSTLVAKTSIWNKSVTDAHTNLLRATTEAMSAILGNVDGVVIDAYDKEFNNPSDFSSRIAGNISTILKEESYFGKVSNPVDGSYYIEEVSTKIAEKALELFLAIETNGGYYESFESELIQQQIAEIRQEKIKLLNQRRLILVGVNKYPNLMETVSADILGGTDEEVSCKILKPRRASLEIEAIRKVTEELVKQTNKRPIVELSSFGNLTMRKARAAFAYDFIGVSGFDVRQEKSYKDALEAAEESAKSDSNVVVICSSDQDYDESALNFVKAFRALNTDKVLLLAGNPTNIIDELTESGLDGCIHMKTDIISTISNVQNKIQKTIKSIKA
- a CDS encoding acetyl-CoA hydrolase/transferase family protein, whose product is MNIPNKMSAAEAVKHIKSGDRVLIQGGSATPQELIKAMVARAPELRNVELVHLHTEGECGYVAPELSESFHTNAFFIGGNVRKMVGKTVDYIPIFLSDIPSLFREGYMDLDVVMVNVSPPDKHGFCSLGVSVDIVIAAIEKTKKVIAQINPRMPRTFGDALVHIKNFDACVEIVEELHEMNLVTPSEAEIQIGKNVAGIIEDGATLQMGIGAIPNAVLSFLTNHKNLGVHTEMFAEGIIDLVEKGVVNGSQKKVNPFKIVSGFAMGTRRLYDFMDDNPEIEMKDIAYVNDTAIIRQNPRATAINSAIEIDFTGQVCADSIGTRMFSGVGGQMDFMRGSALSEGGKPIIAITSETLKGVSKIVPMLKYGAGVVTTRAHARYVATEYGVAFLFGKTLKQRAQALRDIAHPNHREELDKAIFERFGSSLMIK
- a CDS encoding sodium ion-translocating decarboxylase subunit beta, translating into MKKVLIIFGVLSLLIFIRPVLGLNTTTKDTNSQGIEQLENVENESFVSEAFEGIKQFYNYTGFANVTGGHLVMIIIGIVFIYLGIKFDYEPLLLIPIGAGVIIGNIPFVTGNMTGIYESGSVLNFLYFGVVKGIYPPLIFLGIGAMTDFSSLIANPKLMLLGAAAQIGVFATFMGALYLGFKLPEAGAIGIIGGADGPTAIFLSSKLANGVNILADGTTVKNLIGPIAIAAYSYMALVPVIQPPIMRLLISKKDRKIRMKPPRAVSQKEKMIFPVAALILTTFISPSALPLLGMLFFGNLLKESGRTERLADTARTKMIDIVTILLGVTVGASTQADIFITSDSLLIFGLGALSFVIATMGGLFFAKLMNLFLKGDNKINPLIGAAGVSAVPDSARVVHAEALKSDPHNYLLMHAMAPNVAGVIGSAIAAGILLSFLS
- a CDS encoding acetyl-CoA carboxylase biotin carboxyl carrier protein translates to MKNFKFKIYDNSYSVKIVSHEDNLINLEVNGTDYVVEMKAEVKKTKTPILVRSAAKTPSAPVKVNPSSSTTKILAPIPGIVVSIDVKVGDVIKVNDRLLVLDAMKMENQIAAEKAGTVTAVLIKPGQQVLQSEVLIELS
- a CDS encoding OadG family protein — encoded protein: MINLPLQIDTISEGYIILATGLFIVFSSLILLTVFFKLGVPALLNAYKALKSLGKKEEKKETSVVIKSEKDFTGETAAAIATALHMYFNEQHDNENAILTIKQARKLYSPWSSKIYGTHQKL
- a CDS encoding acyl-CoA carboxylase subunit beta, whose amino-acid sequence is MANQDKINELIEKRAKAKLGGGEKRIDSQHAKGKLTARERIDILLDDDSFEEFDMFVTHRTKSFGLDKQIYLSDGVVTGHGTIDGRIVYIFAQDFTVFGGSLSETYALKICKVMDMAMKIGVPVIGLNDSGGARIQEGVRSLAGYAEIFQRNIMASGVIPQISSILGPCAGGAVYSPALTDFTIMTDQTSYMFVTGPKVVKTVTGEVVTAEQLGGANIHSTKSGVSHFLAESDEENLLLIRKLMSYLPSNNLEDPPSIVTSDPIDRLDDVLNAIIPENPNEPYDIVDVISTITDNGEFTEVHRNYARNIVVGFARFNGHPVGIVANQPKFFAGVLDTEASRKAARFVRFCDAFNIPIVTLVDVPGFLPGTGQEYGGIILHGAKLLFAYGEATVPKITITLRKSYGGAHDVMSCKQLRGDLNYAWPTAEIAVMGAKGAVEVLEGSAIRKIDDADEKQDYIDKKEDEYNAKFANPYVAAKYGFIDDVIEPRNTRFRIIRGLELLANKKVVNPPKKHSNIPL
- the mce gene encoding methylmalonyl-CoA epimerase, coding for MNISHIEHIGIAVDNLEESIKYYEGVLGMKCYSIEEVIDQKVKTAFFLVGNTKIELLESTSPDGPIGKFIEKKGQGIHHIAFAVDDATKALQTAEERGVRLIDKVSRKGAEGLNIGFLHPKSTLGVLTELCSKQ
- a CDS encoding CTP synthase — encoded protein: MKNTKYVFVTGGVTSSLGKGIIAASLAKLLQVRGYSVTIQKLDPYINIDPGTLNPYEHGECYVTNDGAETDLDLGHYERFLNIPTSQANNVTTGRIYQSVIDKERRGDFLGKTVQVIPHITDEIKRRIRLLGNTGDYDIIITEIGGTVGDIESLPYIEAVRQLEWELGRENAVVIHLTLIPYLAAAGELKTKPTQHSVKMLMQSGVNPDVLVCRTEHPIGDDIKRKLALFCNVQQEDVIESIDVNTIYDVPNLMYKEGLDQVVLKKLKLETSPKPNLTEWNEFLRKHKNPKHTVEIGLVGKYVELQDAYKSISEAFIHAGSSQEINVNLHWIHSESLTVENAESKLKGLDGVLVAPGFGVRGVEGKIKAIQYIRENNIPFLGICLGMQMAVIEFARNVLGLEDANSTEMDKKTPHPVINLMEEQKNISDMGGTMRLGAWDCKLEKGTKVYEAYNTEMISERHRHRYEFNNDYLDKFTKAGMKISGINPETKLVETIEIPNHPYFVGVQYHPEYKSTVLNPHPLFVAFVKACLETK